tACTTTctctacagtttagaaggttaaggggtgatctgattgaaaccttcaagatattaacagtaAAGGACATGGAGATAAAGGAACTATTTCCATTAATTGGAGATCCTAGAGCTAGCttgcatagtctgagaattagggccagaccattcacgAGAGACGTTTtgaagcacttctacacagaaAAGGTTGTAGATGTTTGATACACTCTTCCACAAGGGCAGttgatgcaggatcagttgtgaATTTTTAAATCCGAGTGTTTTTTTTCATTAAGCAAAAGTGTTAAAGTATATGGTTtgaaggcaggtatatggagttgggccacaaatcagccatgaactctttgaatggcagaatatgctcaaggggctgaatggcctgctcctggtCCTATGTTATAATGTAAAATGGGCCTGTGTGAAATATAGCTTCACTTTGTCTCAAATCCACTCACTATGTTCCCTTCTTAAAGAATTCTCAATGCTCATTTCATTATTGATAAAGTGACACACTGGTCAACTAAGTGTTATTGTGGCATTTCTATCACTAAGATACCTGGTAAGGTGTCTAGGTTGAAACCATCACTTGGAATTCCACTATACTGTCATATGCCTAGTTCAGCAACTAATTTATGTTGTATGTCTGAAATGTTTTGTCAGTTGTTTGTTGCTTTTAGACCGAAGATATCAATGTATGCTGAGATTACCTTAGGCTTCTCGTTATGACAGAGAATACAGTTCACAAGTATATAATTTGATTATAAATTCGTGAAGATGCCGCAAATGGGCTGAGTAGACGAGCTGTAAAGAGTAAACAAATTGCATTTTAGATCCGTTGGACATGGGTTAACTTGGCAGCCGAGTAAAGGTACTCCTAGTCTGCATACCTTTTTATTCCTCCTCTGTATGGTAATCACTCACTGAAGTTACAATCTAATCCCTGCGTGTCCTCAGCCTTCCCGAACTTTCCTAATCTTGAACAACCCCTGCCCTCCACATCATGCTGGTTTTAATTGCTGTACTGTTGGTGGCCATAGCTTGAGCCTCCGCACAGTTTGCTGCATCTGTCTTAAAAACTTATCTCTGATTAAAACTGTATTTGCCTATCTTAGTATATCATTTGTAGCCTGATAGTGAGTGTACACGTTATTTCTGAGAGGGGGATCTGCAGTGAGTTATTGGATGTGTTTataacttgttttttttctgtatgaAACCAAATTCCTGGTGACAGCAGGATGACTCATGGCTGCTTGAGGCATGCGTGCTGTGACTGGATAtgcgcccttccactcttttggTTTATGTGTATGCATAAATATAGCTGCGAGGAAATCCTAATTAAAGGTTCTGTAGATGAGATCTACCAGGTTTGTTGCCAAAGAAAAGATCTGAATGAATTCAAATGCCGTTTAaaagggagacaaaaaaaaatgccagttTGATCTAGATGACTATTATCTTGTACTTTACATTCGCTGAAAGTTTCAAATGCCATGAATCATATTCAAGCAAGTATCAGCACCATTTAGCCCCTTGCACAAGGAATCCTAGATTATACAACAATGGAGATAGTCTATTACTTATGAGTCTGATTGTCTCCTCACCCATTGTCCACAGAAGTACTAGATAGTAATCAGATCCGGTAACAACTCCTCACAGCCGCCAGGTGATCAGAACAGTTGTACCTCCCTTCCCATGTGACTTTATCCTGATTTGGTGAACTGGAATCCAAACTTCTTTCATCTTTCTGCAGGCATCGGAGCTGCAGCATTTTCGGGCTGTTGTTTCTTAATGAAATAAATTTACAAAATCATCTCTTATAGGCCCAGAAGTTCTGCTTTGTGATGATTGGGATCCAACTATTCTCTCTCATTTTGCACACTGTATTTCGCCCATGGCTGCAGGTATTCACTACTTAGCACTTGATCATTTTCTGCCCCTTGATAGGGAAGTACCAGGTCTGCATTTGCCTAATTCTGGCACTTAGTTGAGATTGGAAATTCACAGAATACAGGGCCTCTGCCAAAGAATAAAATCTTTTAGTCAGTGTTTTAAAATTGCTTGCCAATGGTTCAGTATTTCACCACTGAGACTGAAATTTATCGTGTTCATGGTTAAATTGTAAACTGTAATTGTGTACATCCCCAGAGTAAAGTTGACATTCCTACCATAGGAAATGTATTCTCCAGGATGAAGCCAGGTTCATGGTTGGAAATTACAGTGATGGAGAGGTATGAAAAACTGGTTATATCCACTAGAAGAGCTAAGAGATTTAATATATGTAGAATTCTGACTTTGATAGGATGAGTGGGATTATTCCATTAGACAAAAGACGAAGAACTAGGGATACTGCaattctgaagtaaaaacagaaacagctggagaatttcagcagatctagcagcatcggCGGAGagaaagaagggtcaccagacccaaaacgttggcCCTGCTTTTCTTCCACAAGTGCTGCTCCATAGATTTCTGGCTCACATTCAGCTCCCATGTTTTGAACATGGCTAATGCTCTAGTACAATACTATTTTCAGGGAATGCTGTGATGGAGGTATCTTTTGGAATGAACTTTTGAAATCTATTGGAACAGGAAGGCAGGGCCTTGATTTAAAAAATCTTGTGACACTGTTCAAATTTGCCTGGTTCTAAGCAAAGAAGGTGGAGAGGAAGGAAGAATTAACATAAGTTTGTACAATGACTGTGTCTGTATGACTGAGCTGTTTGTACTTGCATGGAGATTGTTTGTTCCTTTTTAATAGAGTCTTGTTGGACAATGAACAGTGTCAAGAAGAAAGTTTTGCACTTGTGTATTTCCAAACTGCAGGATATCCCAAAGAGCTTTGCATGTAATGAAGCTACTGTTTTAATGTGCAGAAAGTTCCCGTGAACAGCAGTGATAATGACcaggtttctttttgtttgtaacgTTGGTTGAGTTATTACATATTGGCTAAGATGCTTTTGTCCTGTTGCTGATGTAACTGTCACCAGTTGGGCCAGCATTTTGTTGCCCATTACTAAATCGCCCTCAAAGATGGTGGTGAACCATCATCTTGAACTACTGTAGTCCATGCGGTGTGGATATACCAcattgctgttaggaagggaattccaggattttaatccactGATAGTTGAGTCAGGTCAGTGAGTGACTTGCAGGGGAATCTGCAGGTgcttgtgttcccatgtatctgttgtccaTGTCGTTCTTGGTGGTAGAAgttctgggtttggaagatgctgcctaaggAACCAggatgagttgttgcagtgcaccTTACGTAAAGTGCACACTGCTGCAAATGTGCATTCGCAGTGGAGGGAATGTTAAAAAGTAGAtggctttgtcttggatggtgttgagtttgtgttgttggaactgcagtcaTCCTgtcaagtggagagtattccatcatactcctggctTGTACATTTTGACACTATCAAGCTTTGGAGactcaggaggtaagttacttgctgcaaaattCCCAGTCACTTATTTGGACTTGGAGTCAAACGGGTTTCTTTCCCTTTTGTACTTTGAAACTGTGCCAGAGGATGTTTACATTCAACTGAGGGAGCAAATGAGGCTTCTCTTCAATACTGTCAGCGTATGTGCTTGAATCTCTGGAGTGAGACTGGAATCCACTGCTCCGAGTGCAAGAGTGTGATCTACTGAGCCTAGGAGGGACACACTTAACAGAAAGAGCTACATAGATTTTACAGCATTGCCATCACTCCAACAGATCTGTGATGTTTATACTTGAACAAGTGTTTATGCTTCCCACCAGGGAAGGAATGCACTTGTGTGGAGTGTACGAGAATGAGCTCGTATTGTGACTGAGCAGGGCGTACAGGGTTGTTGAGAGGCTGCGTGCAGCCAAGCTTCAATCCATTGAAAGTAAATGTCAAGATGATTTGCAGGCTGCACCTGGCTCCTCTCCTGGTATACATGACCCGCTGTGTGACCGGCTCTCTGCTATAAAGCTGCAGAAGGGCCAGCTCATGCCTCAATAATCTTCTCGCTCTCTCTGGTTACAGATGCTTTGCTCTCTCAGCGATCAGAAGGATGGACAGGCCTAGCACGCTGACTCAGACTTCGGTGTTGCCTTTCTCCGACCCCGATCACGCCCTCAACATCCTGCAGGGCATCAACGAGCTGCGGGCAGAGGGCAAGTTCTTCGACATGACCCTGTCGGCGGACGGCCAGGATTTCCCGTGTCACCGGACAGTGCTGGCAGCCGCCAGCCACTACTTCAGGGCCATGTTCGCGGGCCGCCTGAAGGAGAGCTACGCCGATCGGGTGGAGCTGCACGGGGTGAAGGCTCCGATCCTGAGCCTGCTGCTGGATTTCTCCTACACCGGCCAGGTCACCGTCACCCAGGGCAACGTGGAGCCGCTGGCCCGGGCCGCCGATCTCTTCCAGTTCCCCTCGGTCAAGGAGGCCTGCTGCGCCTACTTGGAGCGGCAGCTGGACGTGGCCAACTGCCTGGAGATCCAGGAGTTCGCCGAGGCCTACGCCTGCCGCGGACTGGCCGAAAACGCCAAACGTTTCATCCTGCGCCACATCGTCGAGCTGTCCGCCGAGAAGGAGTTCGAGGCCCTGCCGCAGCGCCGGCTGCTAGAGTACCTGTCCGACGACCGGCTGCACGTCGACAAGGAGGAGGCGGCCTACCAGCTGGCCCTGCGCTGGGTCAAGGCAGACCCCAAGCGCCGCCTCCGCTTCTGGCCCGAGCTCTTCGAGCACGTGCGGCTGCCGTTTATCCGCCGCTTCTACCTGCTCGCATACGTGGAGAGCGACCCGTTCGTCTACTACTCACCCCGCTGCCTGCAGCTCATCCACCAGGCCCGGGCCTTCCAGTCCTCCGAGTACGATCGCCACGACTACCCGTGCGAGAGGATGAGGGCCCGGCCCTCCACCGGCCTGGCCGAGATCCTGGTGGTGGTCGGCGGCTGCGACAAAGACTGCGACGAGCTGGTCACCGTCGACTGCTTCAACCCGCTGACCGGACACTGGCGGTACTTGGCCGAGTTCCCTGACCATTTGGCCGGAGGTTACAGCATCACCGCCTTCGGAAACGACATCTACGTGACGGGTAAGGGAATGGGACTTCTCTCCGGGACTGTCCCATCGGCTTCTCCTCCGCTTAACTACTTGAGTCGAGTTCCTGTTGCCTAGGGAACGGGAGTAGGCCTATTCCCTCTCTGCTCCCATTCCATTAAATATCTTGCTTTTATTTCCTTTCCGTCCCTTTTAGGCGCCTGGGGTAGACAAAGTACATATTTATGTTTGCTTCCGTAACTAGTTTTGCCTGGAACAGGTCTTTGGCTTGTTGCCTGAAGCTATGTTGAAGGTCATCATTCTGCATCAAGCATGCTTGATCAGGATATTCTACCGCTTTCACCACCTGCCGTTAGTGAATCACAAGACTTTTGCAAGTCAACAAACATTCTATTTCACTGCATTTATAAACCTACTTTCTGTCGCCACCAAATCCtaaaatgggacttgaacccagagcttctggGTTCAGAGGGAAGGGTGGTACCACTGCACTAAAATATCTTCCTATTCAATTTGGCACGGTAGGTCAGTACCCCAACCTGCCTTAATCTGTCTTTTTTCACACTCTCTTAAACCAAGAAAACTCCACCTCTGATAATCTTGAAACACAGAAGGATTCAACCAATAGCATCTATCATTCTTTAAAACAGCTGTAACTCTTTAGCATTAGAATTAAGTTTATTGTCACATTATTTCACAGCAGTGCAGTGAAATGTTTACAAAGTCGCCACTTATGGTGCTATCTTAGGTATTAGTTTGCAGAATCttagaaataaattagaaaaataaagaaataaaaggttcAGCATTACTAGACTGTCCCACTATCTTAAGTgtaaggtacctaggtacaaaatcttagaaataattagaaaaataaagaaataaaaagttcagctTTACAATCCTTCACACAGGATGCTGTGCCGGGCCTTGCCTCCGGACCACACCTCCAGTCCACGCCACCTGCAGCTTGGGGCTGACAGCTGTCACTGCCACCTCAGGCCTGTTCTTGCCACTGCTGCAGGTGTTGGGGGATCTCTTTCCCTGCCATGTTGGGCTTGCTCACTCACTCCATGATGGCTCAAATCCACTGCACTGGGGCTCACTCTCCTCTGCGCTGCACAAACTCACACTCTGCAGAGTGTAAATAGATTAAAGTAGGAAAAACAAAATAGTgacagaagaagaaaaaaaaaattaacagccaGAGCAGGTGAGCCCTGGGCAGAATCCTGCATGCCGCACTACTGCTTTGCCGCCATCTTGAAAATTTCAGCTGGCCCTCTACTGAATTGATTGAATAAATTTCATGGGTCATAGAAGTTagtggaaaaaaaatgcttcctcGTTTTACTTCTGAATAGCTTGACTCTAACTTTTAGGTTGTAGTGCTTCTGGATGGGGTACAGGAGTGGTATAGAGAAACTAGAGAAGTTGGGCTACTCCCTTCAAGCAGAGTTTTGAGGAGAGATTTAAGAGATGTATGAAAGGTTTTAATAGAATAAATGAGGTGAAACTGCTTCCTTTGACAGGAGAGTCAGTAACCAGGGAACatggatttaagataattggtaaAAGATGAGTAATGTTTTTAATATCTGAGATGTGTTGTCTGAAAAGTTGGTCGATGCAGCTTAAATACTTGAATAGAAGGATGTTGTCAGTCactggggaaaatgcagggtagTGGGACTAATTTGGATAGATTTTCAAAGAGCCTGTGATAGGCCCAATAACTTTCTATGTTCCTGGATTCTGTTGCTAGAGGAAGTAGTTTCTCTGTGAATTGTTTGATCATTGTACATATCTCTTAGATCATCCCCGTCATTTAAGGGAATACAATGTAAGGGAGAATTACCCTGCTCTTCTATAACGTGAACTGGAGTCTTTGAGGGAAAACAGGAATTTttttctgagggtagtgaatctgtgcaattcttaATAGAGGGCTGTTAAGGTTGGGACTTTAGAAATCTCTTTATCTccgccttgaatattcttaatcattaagggaatctAGAGTTATAGGAATAaggctcccatgtcttatggccTAACGAGACTGAAGTCTCATGAAAGActacacctctgacagtgctggaCCCTTTCAGTACTGGCGTTGTGGTGTGTCTTCAAAGTACTTGGCTGTGGGTTCCAGCCTCAATCTTTGGTTCCAGGAACAGAGACTATCACTGAGTCACAGCTGATGCTTAAGTCAGTCATCTTGAACAGAATCACTTCCCAAACCTGATAAAATGAACACAACATACAACAACAGATGTTTGAACGTAAAAACAGTTGAAGATATTTGAATAGTTAagaatgtgagtgttgctggaaaggcttatatttattgtccatcccttgcCCTGGATAGTTAAGCTGCTTCTCCAGAGAGTGTGCTTTAGCTTCATGGGCATTCTAATGGCACAATCCAAACCAAACCCATGTTGGTATACATTCACTTGTTAAGCAGCGACCATCTTAAAGGTGGTCTTGACCTGTGGGATGGACTGTAAGCTTTTTAAAAGGACAGCTCCCTCAATGTGGGTGACAAGTTGACTGGTTTTCAGCATTTTAAAGTGCTGTTTCTGAATGTGTAAGATGGCTAGGCAGAATTCTTCATGAGTTTTAATAATACCATATGATTGTAATTCTAGAATTCTTCTGAGATAGTGTCGAATctgtccctgttttctctctcaatTATTAATGCTTTGAGATTGCTGAAGTGACATTGATGGGAAGTGATGTCCTATTTCAGTCCTCCCTGTCTGTAGTCACTCTACATACAGATCATGTTAACGTGGCAGATCATACAGCTATTTTTACTGTGTGAAATCCATGTCAATGAGAATTTATTTATAATCAGCAGCTACCAGTGAGCAAGATGTAAATGACATCTCCACGGGTTAAAAATCTTTCTATGATGGTTTGTGACCATGCTAGGGTTTAGTGGGCTATGAGTTGGGACTGTTTGCAGCTCTGACACCTCAGGGTGCTGCATTCTGCTGCAAGCTGTCTTCCTGCCTTGTATTTGTGCTTGAACTTTACCATGCAGAGCTTGGGAGACAGCTCCTGGGTACGTGTAAGCAGACACCACATGGAGGATTAATGCTTCCTGAGGAGCGAGGGGAATGTTAAAGGCTAAATGTTGTTTTGTTGGAGCAGGACACCCGTTCCTGAGGATATCAGTGGTCTGTTCTGAGTTGGTCATTGAAATTTGATAGAAGCAAGCTTTTGTGTTTTATAAACAAATCATAAAGGTCAAGAGGGAAATTATCACTTTGTTTTTATAAAAGACAGGTCAAAagttacactatcccatcatcgtccatatgcttatccaaggactgtttaaatgcccctaatgtggctgagttaactacattggcaggcagggtgttccacgcccttaccactctagtaaagaacctgcctctgacatctgtcttaaatctatcacccctcaatttgtagctctgcTCCCTTGTataagctgacatcatcatcctcggaaaaagactcactgtccaccctatctagtcctctaatcatcttgtatgtctctattaaatcccctcttggcTGCCTTctttccagtgagaacagacccaagtccctcagcctttcttcatcaggccttcgctccagaccaggcaacatcctggtaaatctccactgcaccttttccaatgcttctacatccttcctgtaatgggacaaccagaactgcatgcactattccaagtgaggctgcacaagcgttttgtacagttgcagcttgACATCACaactctggaactcaatccctctaccaataaaacctaacacaccgtaagccgccttaacagcactatcaacctgggtggcaactttcagggatctatgtacatggacaccaaaatccctctgcacatcaacactactaagaatctttccatcaacccagtattctgccttcctattattcttcccaaagtgaatcacctcacatttataagATGAAATACCTCACCCCAGGGAGTGGTTGAGGCAGAGACCACTGCAACATTTAAGGAGAAAATCAGATTAATTGAAACAAGGGAAGGAAGTGTGATGAGGTTCAGATTTTTCATACAGCATAAATGCAATGGGCATAAAGGCCTCTCACTGAGCTGTAAACTGCTATAAAAAGTGTGTGACTTTAGCTGTTGAGCTTGTTTCTGATGTTGTACAGTCTGATAGCCCATCTTGGCCCACATcaagaaagacttgtatttatatagtgcctttcacagtCTTGGTGTTCCAAAGGATTTTATTGCCAAGGAagtattttttttgaaatgtaatgTTGAAAATTTGCATACAGTAAGGGCCCACAAAATGTAATGCGATGGTGACCAGATATTCTGTTTTAGTGGTGTTaactgagaaataaatattggccacagTGTCAAGGACAACTCCCTTGTTGTTCTTCAAAGCAGTTCCATAGGTCTTTTACGTCTACTTGGAAGGGAAGCCAGGAGCTTGGCTTAAAATTTCATCTGAAATCACATTTTTAACAATGCAGCACACCAGAATTGGCACTGCGAGTGTTAACTTGTTAGCCTGTCAAGTGAGACCGCACTCTTCAGATTCTGAGGTAAGAGTGCTGCTCACTAACGTGGAGAATGACCAATCGATCCCAGGAGGGAACGGGACAGTAAATGAGTGCTGCCTTCATTATGTCTTTTTTATTTTGTCCAATAGGTGGTTCTGATGGGACATCACTGTATGACTGTGTATGGCGTTACAATTCCAGCGTGAATGAATGGACAGAGGTTTCACCCATGCTGCAAGCCCGAGAATATCACAGCTCTGTGGTACTCAAAGGCCATATCTACATCATTGCCCATGATAGTCTGGAGCGCTATGATCACAGCCTCGACAGCTGGGAGGCCCTGCGACCCATGCCCTTCCCCATGGACAACTGCTCAAGTACAGCCTGCCGGGGAAAACTCTATGCCATTGGCACACTTGCTGGCAAAGAATCAATGGCCATTCAGCGCTATGACCCTGAGACTGATTCGTGGAGTGTTGTGGTTTGCGGTTCATTACCTCCATGGTCGTTTGTGCCAAAAACAGTGACACTCAATGGACTGATATATTTTGTGCGGTGAGTTTAAATTGGTTACACTGTGGGATGGGGTTGCCTTTACATAAAAAGAACATCTGTAAACAGGAATGTCGTGAACCTTTGGGAGTAAAGTTTACCCTCTACTCCTCATGTTGCAGAGCAGCTGCACAGGTGCCTCACCCTGATTCTTATGCATGACAGATAAGTTTGAAACtgtgcagagatagtaagaaatctgaagaagggtcctgacctgaaatgtcagctctcctgctcctctgatgctgcctggtctgctgtgttcctccagctccacactgttatattTGAGGCTGTGCAACTGTGCTGCCGTCACAGCATGGTCCTATAAGTTGCTAATTCCATTCATGTGTTCACTACCCTTTCTGTTCTATCCACAGGCATACAATCACAGACCCACTGTATTATGCTTTCCTCCCTTTGATATTTTTGCAATTTTATATGTTGTGATTTGGATTAATCATTGATTAAGGTGAATAATTGATTTTATAAatgaacagggtgaatagccaaggtctttttctaaGGGTGGGGTCTGCAAACTAGATGACATACCTTTTTAAGGTAAgctgggaaagatttaaagtggATTTGAGGGCTCACTtcttcagagggtggtgcgtgtatggaacaagctgtcaggggaagtggaggaagcaggtacaattacagttAGAAGCCATCTGTACGGGcacatgcataggaagggtttagcgggaattgggccaaatgctgggtattggaactaggtcagattgggatgtctggcacagatgatttggactgaaaggtctgtttccctactgtatgactctgactctgagaTCACTTTCAAATGGCTGGCCTTCTGTATCAAATTGCAGGCTTCCCAGCAAACCTCTGATAGCTAGGTTGTGACTTTAATACCAGTGACTCTCATACTTTCATTATTTTAGATATCTGTTTCGCATTTTCCTCCTCTCTTCCCTTACTATATCTAATTCCAGCTGGCCTTTTATCACCAGAACAAGAGGTGTCTGAACTATGACTCGTGACCCTCAAGTTGATTCTTGACCAAGAAATTCTATTGAATCAACACCTTTATTTTTGTCAACTGATTTATTGTGATTTAATTAGTCTTAGCATTTTGGAAGGGCTGTTCTTGGGATTGTTTCTTAGCTTGGTGAAAAGAGCAAAATtttcatttgtatagcaccttttgTGGTCTTTGGCCATCTCAAAGCCTTTACAGCCAATGTTGTAAGTtttacaacagtacagcactagTCAGCTCATCATGCCTTCACCAATTTGTTTTTGAAGAGCAATCTAGTTGATCCCACTCCTCCACTCTTTTCCCCATTGCCCTTCAGATATTCTCCTTTTGTACTTACTCAGTTcatttttgaaagttattattaaTCAGTATCCACCACCACAATATTAATATTTCCAAATCCTAACGAAGACCTGTTCGTATTAGCAATATGAAATACTTGGGAGTTAATAGGGATAGTTTTACATGCTGTGACCTGTGTCTATCTGTTCACCCGAGTGATCCAGTGAGATCGTGAATCTTTGGTAGAGCAAGTCTGATCAGTGGTAAAACTCCAACTGcttcctgtccctctgtcccatTTATTATTATCCCAGCCAGGACTGGTCAAAGTGACATGAATCAAAGAGAAACCTAGGCTGGGCCTCATGTGCAGCTTGAAATGTAAAGATCTCCTATACTAGGACAGCACCCATTGATTGAGTGACTCTGATTGTCTGTCTGGTTTCCACTGACCGCACTGCAGTCGGTCTGCAATTTCTGGGCTTCATGTTTGGTGAAATTTTCAACTGCAGTCTAAATGACCTTGACCTCCTTTCATCATCTATTTCTTGTTAACATGTAACAGCTGTGTCTGATTCTTGACAGCATTCAACACAGATGAATTCAGTTCATCGTTCCTATgccatttctttgaaaaaaaaagagctCTCCCATTCTACTCCCCTGACCTTTCCTCACTATCCTTTTTCAAGTATTTAGGCAGGTTCCATTTTGAAAGTTGCTACTGAATCTGGCAGTAAAATGCAGATCACAACTCATTgtgtagaaagaaaaaaaagttttcctTGTCTCATTTTCTATATGGTCATCCAATGGATGGAGTCAGGAGCTGCTACACCACCTGCTGCTGTCAGCCACAGTCAAGCGTTCACCCAGTAAACAAGTGGACCTGAATAAGTTAGAGGCAGGGAGTTTATTTTCCAACATCAGTAACAACTGTTATCCAATCATGTTGTTTACTGCAGGAATTCCGATtcatattaactttgttttcttgccaggtttcttccttccttttctcttGAAGCTTGCTTGGTTATAGTTCCACATGTGCCAGTACCTCTCTTCAAAAGTCTCCTGTCTAGTTGTGAGCCCAAATAGAGTATCAGTGGGCTATTGGATCACAGACCTGGAGGGGTTGTAACACAACACAAA
The sequence above is a segment of the Stegostoma tigrinum isolate sSteTig4 chromosome 28, sSteTig4.hap1, whole genome shotgun sequence genome. Coding sequences within it:
- the klhl21 gene encoding kelch-like protein 21 — its product is MDRPSTLTQTSVLPFSDPDHALNILQGINELRAEGKFFDMTLSADGQDFPCHRTVLAAASHYFRAMFAGRLKESYADRVELHGVKAPILSLLLDFSYTGQVTVTQGNVEPLARAADLFQFPSVKEACCAYLERQLDVANCLEIQEFAEAYACRGLAENAKRFILRHIVELSAEKEFEALPQRRLLEYLSDDRLHVDKEEAAYQLALRWVKADPKRRLRFWPELFEHVRLPFIRRFYLLAYVESDPFVYYSPRCLQLIHQARAFQSSEYDRHDYPCERMRARPSTGLAEILVVVGGCDKDCDELVTVDCFNPLTGHWRYLAEFPDHLAGGYSITAFGNDIYVTGGSDGTSLYDCVWRYNSSVNEWTEVSPMLQAREYHSSVVLKGHIYIIAHDSLERYDHSLDSWEALRPMPFPMDNCSSTACRGKLYAIGTLAGKESMAIQRYDPETDSWSVVVCGSLPPWSFVPKTVTLNGLIYFVRDDSSEVDVYNPTKNEWDKIPPMNQVHVGGSVAALGGKLVVSGGYDNTFELSDIIESYDFETGCWSVVGRLPQPTFWHGTVSIFRQFMPTAQVTFEGTLNDNHNNEINALNLARYRRHLHNENLRL